One window of Rasiella rasia genomic DNA carries:
- a CDS encoding DUF5686 family protein, producing MRSFLLLFILLLPVGLFAQKPAIQTKQDTTATTPEKKSNPFNTGFYPLGFFDVDLRYLIKYNNYEGLRLGVGGVTNDRFSEKFRIGGYFARGFKDRDIKFGLGGSVRLKKENKIWLNLFYKDDIQEIGKFNFLTDDRVYSVFEPRLVNVTQFYKERTWQSNVQAEFLDKILAEVRLSRSRIDQIEDYQFLNDGTLYSNYELAEVTTSFRISPKTDFITTEDGRIEYFDGFPKISAQVTQGLSGITGSDFNYTKFGLKLDYYIKRTNLTSTNFLLEGDYAIGDAPLTHLYHAYPNAPTKDEILQRFSVAGRRSFETMYFGEFFSDKLMTLQVRHSLRRFNLGNRFKPELVLITRHALGDFSNPEQHIGLPFNTLDELYSESGFELNKLLFGFGLSGAYRYGYYYLPDFEDNISVKFTFYAKF from the coding sequence ATGCGCAGTTTCCTCCTGCTGTTTATTCTACTGTTACCTGTTGGGCTTTTTGCGCAAAAACCCGCCATACAAACCAAACAAGATACTACTGCAACTACGCCCGAAAAAAAATCCAACCCCTTTAACACAGGATTTTACCCTCTTGGCTTTTTTGACGTAGACTTACGGTATCTCATAAAATATAATAATTATGAAGGCTTACGTCTTGGTGTTGGAGGTGTAACCAATGACCGTTTTTCAGAAAAATTTAGAATTGGTGGATATTTTGCACGAGGATTTAAAGACAGAGATATAAAATTTGGTTTAGGCGGTAGTGTTCGTCTCAAAAAAGAAAATAAAATCTGGCTTAACCTATTCTATAAAGATGATATACAGGAGATTGGAAAGTTCAATTTTCTAACAGACGATCGTGTTTATTCGGTCTTTGAGCCTCGTTTGGTAAACGTTACTCAGTTTTACAAAGAACGTACGTGGCAAAGCAATGTTCAGGCAGAATTTCTCGACAAAATATTGGCTGAAGTACGCCTTTCCCGAAGTAGAATAGACCAGATTGAAGACTATCAGTTTTTAAACGATGGCACGTTGTACAGCAACTACGAATTGGCAGAGGTTACCACTTCATTTCGGATAAGTCCGAAAACCGATTTTATTACTACCGAAGACGGTAGAATAGAATATTTTGATGGGTTCCCAAAGATAAGCGCGCAAGTTACACAAGGTTTGTCTGGCATAACAGGAAGTGACTTTAACTACACAAAATTTGGATTAAAACTAGACTATTACATAAAGCGTACTAATCTAACATCTACCAACTTCTTGTTAGAAGGAGATTATGCAATTGGCGATGCACCCCTCACCCATTTGTATCACGCATACCCTAACGCGCCTACTAAAGATGAAATTTTACAACGTTTTTCTGTGGCAGGCAGAAGGAGTTTTGAAACTATGTATTTTGGTGAGTTCTTCTCAGATAAGTTAATGACGTTGCAAGTTAGGCATAGCTTACGAAGGTTTAATCTTGGCAATAGGTTTAAACCCGAGCTAGTACTCATTACCCGCCATGCCTTAGGAGATTTCTCAAATCCTGAACAACACATTGGCCTTCCATTTAATACGTTAGACGAGCTATACAGCGAATCTGGTTTTGAACTCAATAAACTCCTCTTTGGCTTTGGGCTAAGTGGTGCATACCGATATGGCTACTACTACCTCCCCGATTTTGAAGATAATATCTCGGTGAAGTTTACTTTTTATGCGAAATTTTAA
- a CDS encoding AraC family transcriptional regulator: protein MIKTPVLKKLNPGFGSSFMVRQHADNREIKNALWHFHPEVELVYISEGRGKCHIGNYFSYFNHSQLLLIGSNLPHHGFVDRLTARGKETVIQFHPDFLEGLSVKIPEFSAVSNLLERAKKGIVFGENTKKSIGAKIELLAEKEGFSRLLIFLEILNDLAVSEDYLLLNVDGFVFETSHKDSVKIDIVYKYMHKNFQKEIQLADVADKVSMTVPSFCRYFKKSTNKTFTEVLNEYRVVHATKLLTESQLSVTDICFECGFNSFSHFNKKFKLITGKTALQYRKGIKLIISE, encoded by the coding sequence ATGATAAAAACACCAGTTTTAAAAAAGCTGAATCCCGGCTTTGGTTCTTCCTTCATGGTACGGCAGCACGCTGATAACCGTGAGATTAAAAATGCTTTGTGGCATTTTCATCCTGAGGTGGAGTTGGTGTATATAAGTGAAGGAAGGGGAAAGTGCCATATAGGAAATTACTTCTCTTATTTTAACCATAGTCAATTACTATTAATAGGCAGTAATCTTCCACACCACGGATTTGTAGATCGATTAACTGCACGAGGAAAAGAGACCGTAATTCAGTTTCACCCAGATTTTTTAGAAGGGTTAAGTGTGAAGATTCCAGAATTTTCGGCTGTTTCGAATTTGCTGGAACGAGCCAAAAAGGGTATTGTGTTTGGAGAAAATACCAAAAAGAGCATTGGTGCTAAGATTGAGCTGCTTGCAGAGAAAGAAGGATTTTCTAGGCTGCTAATATTTTTAGAAATTTTGAATGACCTTGCGGTTTCAGAAGATTATTTGCTTCTCAATGTAGATGGTTTTGTGTTTGAAACATCGCATAAAGACAGCGTTAAAATTGACATAGTTTATAAGTATATGCATAAGAATTTCCAAAAAGAGATTCAATTGGCAGATGTGGCAGATAAGGTAAGTATGACGGTTCCATCATTCTGCAGATATTTTAAAAAGAGTACAAACAAGACCTTTACTGAAGTGCTTAATGAGTATAGAGTGGTTCATGCAACCAAGTTATTAACTGAAAGCCAGCTCAGCGTTACAGATATTTGTTTTGAGTGCGGATTTAACAGTTTCTCACATTTCAATAAAAAATTTAAACTCATAACAGGAAAAACTGCGCTACAATACCGAAAGGGGATCAAACTAATAATTAGTGAGTAG
- the rpoN gene encoding RNA polymerase factor sigma-54 gives MLKQQLNFKLSQKLSPQQIQLMKLIQLPTQAFEQRISQEMNENPALEGGKDESTDFDDEFSNEDDYSEDNEIIETEINVDDYLSDDEIPSYKLSANNYSADDEDRQTPYASGTSFNQHLLQQLNTHRFSDEEEQIAKFLVGSVDESGYIRREIADILDDLAFTQNVYTTEEKIKKVLEIVQELDPAGVGARDLQECLLLQLYRKNPTEPVSLAIEIIDDAFDHFIKKHYNKLIQKFTITEDDLRAAIGEIESLNPKPGGAYSGNSRMVEHVVPDFAIKIVDGELDLTLNGRNAPELHVSREYTNMLKGYKDATKKSKSQKDAVLFIKQKLDAAKWFIDAIKQRQQTLYVTMNAIMHRQKEYFLTGDERKLKPMILKDIADAINMDVSTVSRVANSKYVDTPYGTKLIKDFFSESMKNDQGEDVSTREIKKILELTIAEESKKKPLTDDRLAKILKEKGYPIARRTVAKYREQLDIPVARLRKEI, from the coding sequence ATGTTAAAACAACAGCTAAATTTTAAACTTTCACAGAAACTTTCACCTCAACAAATACAGTTGATGAAGTTAATACAATTGCCTACACAGGCTTTTGAACAGCGTATTTCGCAAGAAATGAACGAAAATCCTGCGTTGGAGGGCGGTAAAGATGAAAGTACAGATTTTGACGATGAATTTAGCAATGAAGATGACTACAGCGAAGACAATGAAATTATAGAAACTGAGATTAATGTAGATGATTACTTGAGTGATGACGAGATACCAAGTTATAAGCTTTCAGCAAACAATTATAGTGCCGATGATGAAGATAGACAAACACCTTATGCTTCTGGCACATCCTTTAATCAGCATCTGCTACAACAACTAAACACCCATAGGTTTAGTGATGAAGAGGAGCAAATAGCTAAATTCTTGGTGGGTAGTGTAGATGAAAGTGGTTATATACGACGTGAGATTGCAGACATATTAGACGATTTAGCTTTCACCCAAAATGTATATACTACCGAAGAAAAAATTAAGAAGGTTCTAGAGATTGTCCAGGAGTTAGATCCAGCTGGTGTAGGTGCAAGAGACTTACAGGAATGTTTGTTGTTACAACTATATCGAAAAAACCCAACAGAACCGGTAAGTTTAGCCATAGAAATTATAGATGATGCTTTTGACCACTTTATAAAAAAGCATTATAATAAATTAATACAGAAATTTACGATCACCGAAGACGACCTGAGAGCTGCCATAGGTGAAATTGAAAGTCTAAATCCGAAACCAGGTGGTGCCTATTCTGGTAATTCGCGCATGGTAGAACACGTAGTACCAGACTTTGCTATTAAGATTGTAGATGGTGAGCTTGACCTTACATTAAATGGTAGAAATGCTCCAGAATTACATGTGTCTCGAGAGTATACAAATATGCTGAAGGGCTACAAAGACGCAACTAAAAAATCGAAGTCACAAAAAGATGCGGTGCTATTTATTAAACAAAAATTAGATGCCGCAAAATGGTTTATAGATGCCATTAAACAGCGTCAGCAAACCCTGTATGTGACTATGAATGCCATAATGCACCGTCAAAAAGAGTATTTTTTAACAGGCGATGAGCGAAAGTTGAAGCCTATGATTTTAAAAGATATTGCAGACGCTATTAATATGGATGTCTCTACGGTTTCTAGGGTAGCTAATAGCAAGTATGTAGACACCCCATACGGCACCAAGTTGATTAAAGATTTTTTCAGTGAATCGATGAAAAATGATCAGGGAGAAGACGTATCTACCCGTGAAATAAAGAAAATACTTGAGCTTACTATCGCCGAAGAAAGTAAAAAGAAACCTCTTACAGACGATCGATTGGCAAAGATTTTAAAAGAAAAAGGGTATCCTATTGCCCGAAGAACAGTGGCTAAATATCGCGAACAGCTAGACATACCCGTGGCGCGTTTAAGAAAAGAAATTTAA
- a CDS encoding porin family protein: MTIKRLFIGLFLWCLACTFSHAQETNGTNANLIVKDTLGDQKYREDQFYLGVTYNLLSSVPSTVNLRGLSGGIHFGFLRDMPINERRNIAIAAGFGLSYDIYGSTFFIGESTQDKTIFTVLTSDEYDFDTNRFSTAVIEAPIELRWRSSTAQKYGFWRVYAGFRVGYAYWYKAKFVQTGNTVIQTDIPEFNRTRLAATLSFGYNKVNFYAYYSINPFFDNAVTTNTGENVDFRTIKLGIIFYIL; encoded by the coding sequence ATGACGATTAAAAGGCTCTTTATTGGCTTGTTTTTATGGTGCTTGGCTTGTACTTTTTCTCATGCTCAAGAAACTAATGGTACCAATGCTAATTTAATAGTTAAAGATACACTAGGTGACCAAAAATACCGTGAAGATCAATTCTATCTAGGGGTAACCTATAATTTACTTTCAAGCGTTCCTTCTACAGTAAATCTTCGTGGACTATCAGGAGGCATTCACTTTGGATTTCTACGTGATATGCCTATAAATGAGCGACGCAATATAGCTATTGCAGCCGGGTTTGGGCTTAGTTATGATATCTATGGAAGTACATTTTTTATAGGGGAAAGCACGCAGGACAAGACAATTTTTACCGTGCTAACTTCAGACGAATACGACTTCGATACCAACCGATTTAGTACAGCGGTGATTGAGGCACCAATAGAACTACGTTGGCGAAGCTCTACAGCCCAGAAATATGGCTTTTGGAGAGTGTATGCGGGCTTTAGAGTAGGATATGCATATTGGTATAAGGCCAAGTTTGTACAAACAGGTAATACCGTAATACAAACAGATATTCCAGAATTTAACCGAACTCGCCTCGCAGCCACACTTAGCTTTGGGTATAACAAAGTAAATTTCTACGCCTACTACAGCATCAATCCATTTTTCGATAATGCGGTTACAACAAATACCGGAGAAAACGTAGATTTTAGAACCATTAAACTAGGTATTATTTTCTACATTCTATAA
- a CDS encoding ExbD/TolR family protein yields the protein MARRATPEVNAGSMADIAFLLLIFFLVTTTIEKDKGIARQLPPKQDETTPPPPLKEKNIFIVTVNQDDQLLVEEELMELKDLKEAAIAFLDNGGAPSGSPEYCRHCQGAKDPRSSDNPDKAVISVQNDRLTSYQMYIAVQNELVGAYNELRNRESVRLFGSNFVYTDVKNAINEGKYQGNVEDAEEKLKQVQSLFPLKLSEAEPKKRGQ from the coding sequence ATGGCAAGAAGAGCAACACCAGAAGTAAATGCTGGGTCTATGGCAGACATCGCATTCCTTTTGCTTATCTTTTTCTTAGTAACAACAACTATTGAAAAGGATAAGGGGATTGCAAGACAGTTGCCGCCTAAGCAAGACGAAACGACACCGCCACCACCTTTAAAGGAAAAAAATATCTTTATTGTAACGGTGAATCAAGACGATCAGTTACTGGTAGAAGAGGAACTCATGGAACTTAAAGACTTGAAAGAAGCAGCTATCGCTTTTTTAGATAATGGGGGTGCGCCTTCTGGAAGTCCTGAGTACTGCAGACACTGTCAAGGTGCAAAAGATCCACGTTCTTCAGATAACCCAGACAAGGCTGTAATATCGGTTCAGAATGACCGTTTAACATCCTATCAGATGTACATCGCTGTACAGAATGAGCTGGTTGGAGCTTACAACGAACTTCGTAATCGAGAATCAGTACGCTTATTTGGATCTAATTTCGTTTATACAGATGTAAAAAACGCTATTAACGAAGGGAAATACCAAGGTAATGTTGAAGATGCAGAGGAAAAATTGAAGCAGGTTCAAAGCCTATTTCCTTTAAAACTTTCAGAAGCTGAACCTAAGAAACGAGGTCAATAA
- a CDS encoding MotA/TolQ/ExbB proton channel family protein, with translation MKKLFSIMAIAALVFAGSLSANATVANNAPTSVQQLTTAATVNFIQDVEETAAGDEVGWHQKLKERFVEGGPEFMGIVLLCLILGLAIAIERIIYLNLSTTNTQKLAENVEDALNSGGIEAAKEVCRNTKGPVASIYYQGLERADESIEAAEKAVVAYGGVQMGQLEKNVSWISLFIALAPMLGFMGTVIGMILAFDKIAAAGDMNPSLVAGGIKVALLTTVFGLIVAIILQIFYNYIIAKIDRIVNSMEDASITLIDMLVDYKNKK, from the coding sequence ATGAAAAAATTATTTTCAATTATGGCAATTGCCGCACTAGTTTTTGCGGGATCGTTAAGTGCAAATGCTACTGTAGCTAACAATGCACCTACTAGTGTACAACAATTAACCACTGCAGCCACTGTAAACTTTATACAAGATGTAGAAGAAACAGCAGCTGGTGATGAAGTAGGTTGGCACCAAAAATTAAAAGAACGTTTTGTAGAAGGAGGCCCAGAATTTATGGGAATCGTACTACTTTGTTTAATTCTTGGATTAGCAATTGCAATCGAAAGAATTATCTACCTTAACTTATCTACAACCAATACTCAGAAATTGGCTGAAAATGTAGAAGACGCTTTAAATAGTGGTGGTATTGAAGCTGCAAAAGAGGTTTGTAGAAATACAAAAGGACCTGTTGCTTCTATATATTATCAAGGTCTTGAACGTGCAGATGAGAGCATCGAAGCCGCTGAAAAAGCAGTTGTTGCTTATGGTGGAGTTCAAATGGGACAATTAGAGAAAAATGTATCTTGGATTTCATTGTTTATCGCTTTGGCACCAATGCTTGGTTTCATGGGTACGGTAATTGGTATGATCTTGGCATTCGATAAAATTGCTGCGGCAGGTGATATGAACCCTTCTTTAGTGGCAGGTGGTATTAAGGTGGCACTTTTAACAACCGTATTTGGTTTAATTGTAGCGATTATACTTCAGATTTTTTACAACTACATTATTGCAAAAATCGACCGTATTGTAAACAGTATGGAAGATGCTTCTATTACCTTAATAGATATGTTAGTTGACTACAAGAATAAAAAGTAA
- the frr gene encoding ribosome recycling factor encodes MEDEIKFIIDSTKEAMDNALVHLEKKLVNIRAGKASPSMVGSVMVDYYGSPTPLNQVANVNTPDGMTITIQPWEKTLIPEIEKGIHLANIGFNPMNNGESIIINVPPLTEERRGELAKQAKAEAEEAKIGVRNDRKNANNDIKKLDISEDLKANLEIDIQKMTDNHIEKIDAVFAKKEKEIMTV; translated from the coding sequence ATGGAAGACGAAATAAAATTTATAATAGATAGTACAAAAGAGGCAATGGACAATGCATTGGTTCATTTAGAAAAAAAACTAGTAAACATTAGAGCAGGAAAGGCATCTCCTTCTATGGTAGGAAGTGTTATGGTAGATTACTACGGAAGCCCAACGCCTTTAAACCAGGTGGCTAATGTAAATACCCCAGACGGTATGACAATCACCATACAACCTTGGGAAAAAACATTAATTCCTGAAATTGAAAAAGGAATTCATCTGGCTAATATTGGTTTTAACCCTATGAATAATGGTGAAAGTATTATTATAAACGTTCCTCCATTAACCGAAGAACGCCGCGGCGAACTAGCCAAGCAAGCAAAAGCCGAAGCTGAAGAAGCCAAAATTGGGGTTCGTAACGACCGTAAGAATGCTAATAACGATATTAAAAAATTGGATATTTCCGAAGATTTAAAAGCTAATTTAGAAATCGATATCCAAAAAATGACCGACAATCATATCGAAAAAATCGATGCTGTGTTTGCGAAGAAAGAAAAAGAAATAATGACTGTATAA
- a CDS encoding efflux RND transporter permease subunit, with product MNKLFSIGFWSAVARFILRNRPLLLIIIAAITVFMGWQWQHMRFTYTEANLLPDDHEVNVEYNKFLDQFGEEGNLIIMGVKDSSLFTPKNFNAWATLSRKLKTYEAVDLTLSIGELQMLKKVQDSTSFALVPFIQDSILSEEALKKYKYELFNKLPFYKGLVYSPNKLGVRTAVYLKKDIINTALRRDFIVNDLIPAIEQFETDTGIDVHTSGMPYIRTLNSQNIIDEIGTFIAAALLVTSLIFFFFFRSFRATFISMITVIIGVMWAFGILGLLRYEITVLTALIPPLIIVIGIPNCIFLINKYQQEIKLHGNQAKSLQRVIAKVGNATLMTNVTTASGFATFILTNSKLLKEFGIVASINIIVIFLLSLFIIPIIYSYMSVPKGKHLKHLNKRWIGSFVDWMERMVREHRIAIFIAAIVLLCASIVGMNNIKISGSIIEDMPKGEAFFSDIKFFEKEYEGIMPLEILVDTKRKKGVMKLATLKRMDELQEYLAEIPEFSQPLSVVELVKYSKQAYYNGNPEYYQLPNSQERTFILSYAKNSAKNTNLLASYVDTTGQFARITVFMKDTKTERYDRLEEDIRAKIDKIFPSDRYEVTLTGKALVFQKGTKYLVNNLVISLSLAILLIALFMAWMFRSFKMILVSLLPNLLPLIITAGLMGFLGVPIKPSTILVFSIAFGISVDDTIHFLAKYRQELIANDWKIKKSVYAALRETGVSMFYTSIVLFFGFSVFTISSFGGTVALGALVSITLVFAMLANLLLLPALLLSLEKEIANKKTFKKPAMQILEANVDETISEEEK from the coding sequence GTGAATAAGCTTTTTAGTATCGGTTTTTGGAGTGCAGTAGCACGTTTTATTCTACGGAATAGACCACTACTTCTCATTATTATCGCTGCGATTACCGTTTTTATGGGATGGCAGTGGCAACACATGCGCTTTACCTACACCGAAGCCAACCTATTACCAGACGACCATGAAGTAAATGTAGAATACAACAAGTTTCTAGATCAGTTTGGTGAAGAAGGCAACCTTATTATCATGGGAGTGAAAGACAGCTCGCTCTTTACGCCTAAAAACTTTAATGCTTGGGCCACGCTTTCGCGGAAACTTAAAACCTACGAAGCCGTAGATCTTACGTTATCTATCGGGGAGCTTCAAATGCTGAAAAAAGTACAAGATTCTACCAGCTTCGCTCTTGTACCGTTTATTCAGGATAGTATACTTTCCGAAGAAGCCTTAAAAAAATACAAGTACGAACTCTTTAACAAGCTTCCCTTCTACAAAGGCTTGGTATATAGCCCAAACAAACTGGGCGTGCGCACCGCGGTTTATCTAAAAAAGGACATCATAAATACCGCATTACGTCGCGATTTTATTGTGAATGACCTAATCCCTGCCATAGAACAATTTGAAACCGATACAGGCATAGACGTTCATACATCTGGGATGCCTTACATTCGCACATTAAATTCGCAGAACATTATCGATGAAATAGGCACCTTTATTGCAGCCGCTTTGTTAGTAACCTCCCTTATTTTTTTCTTTTTCTTTAGAAGCTTTCGGGCTACGTTTATCTCTATGATAACCGTAATTATTGGGGTAATGTGGGCCTTTGGTATTTTGGGCTTGCTTCGCTATGAGATTACGGTGCTTACGGCATTAATACCTCCCTTAATTATCGTTATTGGAATTCCAAATTGTATTTTCCTTATCAATAAATACCAGCAAGAGATTAAATTACACGGCAATCAGGCAAAGTCGTTACAGCGCGTTATTGCCAAGGTAGGTAATGCTACTTTAATGACCAACGTAACCACTGCTTCTGGTTTTGCTACGTTTATACTTACCAACAGCAAGTTATTAAAGGAGTTTGGTATCGTTGCCTCCATAAACATTATTGTCATTTTTCTACTTAGCTTGTTTATTATCCCCATAATTTACAGCTATATGAGTGTGCCAAAAGGTAAACACTTAAAGCACTTAAATAAGCGATGGATAGGCAGCTTTGTAGACTGGATGGAGCGCATGGTGCGCGAACATAGAATTGCCATCTTTATTGCCGCTATTGTTTTGCTCTGCGCAAGTATTGTGGGGATGAATAATATTAAAATTTCAGGAAGTATTATTGAAGATATGCCTAAAGGTGAAGCCTTCTTTAGTGATATTAAGTTTTTTGAAAAAGAGTACGAAGGTATTATGCCGTTGGAAATTTTAGTAGATACCAAACGTAAAAAAGGGGTGATGAAACTCGCTACCTTAAAACGAATGGACGAGCTCCAAGAGTATTTAGCCGAAATTCCAGAATTTTCGCAACCCCTCTCTGTAGTTGAATTAGTAAAATACAGCAAGCAGGCATATTACAATGGCAATCCAGAATACTACCAATTACCCAACAGTCAAGAGCGTACTTTTATACTTTCGTATGCCAAAAACAGCGCAAAAAACACCAATTTACTAGCTAGCTATGTAGATACAACAGGCCAATTTGCTCGTATCACGGTGTTCATGAAAGATACCAAAACCGAACGCTACGATAGGCTAGAAGAAGATATAAGGGCAAAAATCGACAAGATTTTTCCTAGCGACCGATACGAAGTTACATTAACTGGTAAAGCCTTAGTGTTTCAAAAGGGAACAAAATATCTGGTGAACAACCTAGTTATTTCTTTGTCGTTAGCCATTCTACTTATTGCCTTATTTATGGCATGGATGTTTAGAAGTTTTAAAATGATATTAGTATCATTATTGCCCAACTTACTACCACTAATAATTACCGCTGGACTCATGGGCTTCTTGGGTGTACCCATAAAACCTTCTACAATTTTAGTGTTTAGTATTGCTTTTGGTATTTCTGTAGACGATACCATTCATTTCTTGGCAAAATACAGGCAAGAACTAATCGCAAATGACTGGAAGATTAAAAAATCTGTCTATGCTGCATTGCGAGAGACTGGAGTAAGTATGTTTTATACATCTATTGTATTATTTTTCGGGTTTTCGGTATTCACCATTTCTAGTTTTGGTGGCACCGTAGCGCTGGGTGCGTTAGTTTCTATCACATTGGTTTTTGCGATGCTCGCAAATCTTCTATTATTACCTGCGCTGCTACTTTCTCTAGAAAAAGAAATTGCCAATAAGAAAACGTTTAAAAAGCCAGCGATGCAGATATTAGAGGCAAATGTTGACGAAACTATTTCCGAAGAAGAAAAATAG
- the asnS gene encoding asparagine--tRNA ligase, whose product MKAIAITHILQMEPSLTQITLRGWVRSFRSNRFIALNDGSTINNIQCVVDFENFDEAVLKEVTTGAAIEVKGTLVASQGQGQDVEIQVSDIEVLGKADPEEVKLTILSPKRHSLEKLREQAHLRVRTNTFGAIMRVRSKLSFAIHEYFQKNDFYYMHTPIITGSDAEGAGEMFRVTNLDPVKPPLTDDGSVNYAEDFFEKETNLTVSGQLEAETYAMGLGKVYTFGPTFRAENSNTSRHLAEFWMIEPEVAFNDLADNMDLAEDFIKYVVNYALENCADDLEFLENRLLQEEKSKPQAERSEMALRDKLKFVLENNFKRVSYTEAIDILKSSKPNKKKKFKYLIEEWGADLQSEHERFLVEKHFKCPVILFDYPAKIKAFYMRLNDDGKTVRAMDVLFPGIGEIVGGSQREERYDVLKEKMAAMDISEEELHWYLDLRKFGTCVHSGFGLGFERLVLFVTGMGNIRDVIPYPRTPGNASF is encoded by the coding sequence ATGAAAGCAATTGCTATCACACATATATTACAAATGGAACCTTCACTTACCCAAATAACGTTGCGAGGCTGGGTACGTTCGTTTAGAAGTAACAGATTTATTGCACTTAACGACGGTTCTACCATCAATAATATTCAATGTGTCGTAGATTTTGAAAATTTTGACGAAGCTGTTCTTAAAGAAGTAACAACCGGAGCTGCAATAGAAGTAAAAGGAACATTAGTAGCTAGTCAAGGGCAAGGACAGGATGTGGAAATTCAAGTTTCAGATATTGAAGTTCTTGGAAAAGCAGACCCTGAAGAAGTGAAGCTAACTATCTTGTCTCCTAAGCGTCATTCATTAGAAAAGCTTCGAGAGCAAGCACATTTGCGAGTACGCACCAACACATTTGGTGCTATTATGAGAGTACGTTCTAAACTATCGTTTGCCATTCACGAATACTTTCAGAAAAACGATTTCTACTATATGCACACCCCTATTATTACAGGTAGTGATGCAGAAGGAGCTGGAGAAATGTTTAGGGTTACCAACCTAGATCCTGTAAAGCCACCCCTTACCGACGATGGTAGCGTGAACTATGCAGAAGATTTCTTTGAAAAAGAGACCAACCTTACGGTAAGCGGTCAGTTAGAAGCTGAAACTTATGCCATGGGTTTAGGTAAAGTATATACATTTGGGCCAACGTTTAGAGCTGAGAACAGTAACACGTCTAGACACTTAGCAGAATTTTGGATGATTGAGCCAGAAGTTGCCTTTAATGATCTTGCAGACAATATGGATCTTGCCGAAGATTTTATAAAGTATGTAGTAAACTATGCTCTTGAAAATTGTGCCGATGATCTTGAATTCTTAGAAAATAGACTCTTACAAGAAGAAAAGAGCAAGCCACAAGCAGAGCGCAGTGAAATGGCATTGCGCGACAAGTTAAAGTTTGTTTTAGAAAACAACTTTAAGCGTGTAAGTTATACAGAGGCAATTGATATCTTAAAAAGTAGCAAGCCTAATAAAAAGAAAAAGTTTAAGTACCTAATAGAAGAGTGGGGCGCAGACCTTCAGAGTGAGCATGAGCGTTTTTTAGTTGAAAAGCATTTTAAATGTCCCGTGATTTTATTCGATTATCCAGCTAAAATAAAAGCATTTTACATGCGCTTAAACGACGATGGAAAGACCGTACGTGCCATGGATGTGCTTTTCCCAGGTATTGGGGAAATAGTTGGTGGAAGTCAGCGAGAAGAACGCTATGACGTGCTAAAGGAAAAAATGGCCGCCATGGATATTTCCGAAGAAGAACTACATTGGTATCTCGATTTAAGAAAATTTGGAACCTGTGTACACAGTGGTTTCGGACTTGGATTTGAGCGACTTGTGTTGTTTGTAACGGGCATGGGGAATATTAGAGATGTAATTCCGTATCCTAGAACTCCAGGCAATGCGAGTTTTTAA
- a CDS encoding ExbD/TolR family protein — protein sequence MSKFKKKKGGDLPAVNTASLPDIVFMLLFFFMVVTVLRNNDLMIKNELPKANEVEKLKKDRSVFIYAGKPSDQYKDKFGTESRIQIGDKFTDVSSLQFALTGAREKLRPELQDYVVVALKVDKETNTGIVSDIKEELRELNMVKIIYIAAPGSELDQK from the coding sequence ATGTCAAAATTTAAAAAGAAAAAGGGAGGCGATTTGCCAGCCGTAAATACTGCATCATTACCTGATATTGTATTTATGCTGTTATTCTTCTTTATGGTTGTAACCGTACTTCGTAATAATGATTTAATGATCAAGAATGAGTTGCCAAAGGCAAATGAAGTAGAAAAACTCAAGAAAGATCGTTCTGTCTTTATTTATGCTGGAAAACCTAGCGATCAATACAAAGACAAGTTCGGTACCGAAAGTAGAATTCAAATTGGTGACAAATTTACTGATGTTTCTAGCCTGCAGTTTGCACTTACTGGGGCGAGAGAAAAACTACGTCCAGAATTACAGGATTATGTAGTTGTTGCATTAAAAGTAGATAAGGAAACCAATACAGGTATTGTCTCTGACATAAAAGAAGAATTAAGAGAACTTAATATGGTGAAGATTATTTATATAGCAGCTCCAGGAAGTGAGCTAGATCAAAAATAA